The Fusarium fujikuroi IMI 58289 draft genome, chromosome FFUJ_chr05 DNA segment TCGTTGAGAGCTGGGTCCTTGGCTACTAGATACCCAGGTATAGCAGTCTCAAAACATGGCGGGAAAAAGATTGGCGCGGGCGGGCGTTATCTGTTATCGCGATAATGGACCCGCGATGTCGGCCATTGCATCACGTGGGCACCCGAAATATCATTTCTCGACTTGGCTTGTCGTGTACAAGGCCTTGTCAATATGATGAACCAAAGAATCATGTATGTAGTAAActtataaaggtattataatagtgaACAGGTAGCTTGTAGTTACCAGCATCAAATCTCCAGCTGCACCAATGCAACAACGCCTTGTCTGCTTCCCATCAGACGCCCATGTTTCTTTGTTTATCAAAAGATTGAAACTTGACAACCGTTTTCGCTCATGTCTCCGATTCCTTCTTTTTACCGTTGACCATGGCCTTTTCCTGCATTGGATGAGCGCCGCCGCTCTGGTCGACACCTTCCCAGCTTTCATCCCAACCTTTATCTCCTTTGACTGCCTCTTTCGCCTCGCCGCTCTCGGCCATTTGCTTTACATCGCTCCAGTAGGCTAGCTTGCGAACCTCTTCGTCAGCATGATGGACTGCATCCTTCAATGCCTGGTTTCGCTCTCGTAATTCAGAAGtgttcgtcttcttcatctgagTTGTCGTCTCGTCATGAATCTCCATCAATCTGCTGAGCAATATGCGGCGTGATTGTTGGAAAACAAATAAAGACATTATCTCATGCATCTCGTGCTGGAGGTTTTGGAGGTCCGTTGCATGTTCCATGTAGTTATTGACAGCGTCAAGCTTCTCTCGGTCTATTCTGGCTTGTCGAAGAGCGCGCATGAGGTCATCCACGTTGTCAATATCGGCAGGTTTCTCGTCCGCGTCCGCGGTCAACATCTGGCTCATACTCGAGCGACTGAGACGACTGCTAGTGACGCTCGCGCGAGACTTTGGTGATTTGTGAGTAGCCGGCCGTATCGTGAAGTAATCCGTGTTGAGCATGTGCGGATCGGCAGACACTTCCTCCGGTCTCTTTCGCACCCGCTTTCGAATCCAGGCACGTCTTCGAACAAACGAATTCCACCACTTGCCGCTGTGCCAGGAAAACTTTTTTGAAAAGTGGAAGGAATATTCCCAGCCATGTTCGTCGACTCCTTTTTGATGGTTAATTCGCCACTCGGGCCACGCCCATTCCCATGTAGGGTCAGGAACTTGTGCATTATGGATGTTGCTTGGTGAAGCTTTATGGTACCCGTTGGCTGAAGCAAAAATGTCAATGCCTACTAGAGAAAGGTGACTTGTGTTTCTAGGTTTGACGACTTACTCCAAGCAGGTGGATCAAGTCCTCCAAGAGCTTGCGAAGAAAACAGAGGAATGCCGCAGAGAAACCCACCCCTTTCATTCTCGTAAAGGATGTCTATCGCTGTCTCGCGCTCAACATGaggcttctttggcttcaCACGTGGATGATCTCCATGAAAGCCGTCGGGAGTTGGTTCTGCTGATACGTCAGGCTAATCTGAGATTCGTTATTGCAAGCCATACTGACCTTGGACTTCAATGGATGGCCTTGTTTGTGGGGGCGTTGAAGGTTGACCGTTCTCGATGTGGTTCGATGATGTATGGGTTTGGCTTTCACCCTCAGTATGGGAACCGTCATGCTCATTGGTGTGGGCATTGAGCGTATTGCTTGACGGTTTCCTTGGGGCGCCATCTTGCTCGCCACAGTTCTCTTGTTGCTCCTCCTCGTGTTCCTCCTCCAGGTCCAgcaatcttgatgttgttgagcatCTTGTTATATTATGAGGTTCGGGCGTAACTGACCCTGTCGGTGTCGCGGCGGCGTCGTGATCGACTAGGGCAATTTCATGATCGTAGTCTGTAGGCTTGAGTCCCGCGGGACGACGCGAGCTCTTGACCCTCAGCATTGCAGCTGTGCCGCCCGGGGCTGATTGCCCGGTCACAGATGGGAGAGAGCTTGTTCAGGTTGTTAATGATGACGGAGAGGAATTACGTTTAGTGTTTGAAACGAATGATGGCACGTGGGAGGCTGTTCAACCGCGTCTCGTCTCCAGACAACAATGGAGACAGCTGACACTATATGGTCAGAGTGTCACTTGGAATAAGGTAACGCTGTGATTATAGTAAAAGATGAAAAAAGTGAAGTGTCCAAAAAAGCAGGCTAGGAGAGACATGATGGCGTTGTGAGCTTGGAGGAGGCGCTACTACTGACTGTTAGGGGCTCCAACCTGCTTTGGGAGGCTGTGGCGGGGCGTACAGCTGAGGCAGCTTCCGTGTTGATAATGATGTTCTATTATTGTAGCAAATATCCAATGGGAAGTTTCATTAGCTAATAATACAATTCATTCGGATTAGGGAAcgggaaaaaaaaaacaagtGGCAGAAAGCATAGACACGAAGCTAATGGCCTAAATAAATGTAAAGTTTTACTCAATTGGAAAAATATAGACAGACAAGTAAGCCGTGTCGTTCATGATCGATCGTCGTCACAGCTTAACCTTAGTACTAAGCTAGGTCCAAGAAGAATAAGCTACTAAAGTTCGATGATGTAATGCCGATTTACGGCAGGTCGGGTACTTGCATCTCTCGGTGGGGCCGTTCCCTGGAGGAAATCCATCGAGTGCAGCTCCGTCGGCGGCTCATCACTTTAGCGTGGAATGTTTGATCAAACAAAAAAGGTCTAGATTCAATTCTGTCACTCGAAGTAAATCATATTACGACATCAAGAATTAGATGCAAACTGAATGACACCTTGTTGCCAGTATAAACGATTGGGGTATGCGTCTGAGAATCGTCACagagataatatatatatatataatcaCACCTTCAGTGAAGATGAATAAATCTAGGCACTTACTTACACGACCAGAAATACTAGTGTCATGACATCTTCTACAGCACCATAGATAGGTAATGCTTTGTCCGTCAAGCAACCATACATACCGTAGCAGTCTACTCACCAATTGAAGCTCATAGGCAGTATTAAACAGTATCCGTCCACCAAGGTCATAGTGCGTATCCGCATTCAGTTCATCAGCCATCACTCATCACCTCATGATCCGAGCAATTGGTTCTCCCCGCCCTCGTTACGTCATGTACTTGCAACTATCCTTTCCAGGTTCGCATATGAGCACATGGAAATTTgattgacgaagaagaggggcACTACCAAGTAATCTTGACTTGCAAGGGAATCTTCCAGGTGCCTACTAACCTATGAGGTATGAGGTAGTTCCGAGGTAACCACCTTACCtaaggaagaaaagagcttgCTTTCCTTTCCCTCATGATAAATACCCGGCTatcatctcctcatccgcCATTGCATCTTGTCACTCCAAACTCAACCCTCTCTACAAACCACATCACAACAACACACATTTTCGCAAACAACAACTGCAAATCATTCAAAATGTCCAAGTCTCGCACTCCTCTCATCCTTGGCGGTGCTGCTGTGTCTGGTATTGGATACTACCTCTACGCCGCTGGCGGCAACCCACGAGCTGCTGAGAAAAAGGCCGAGAGTATGCGCTCTCGACCCCAATGCCAATAATTCGACTAACGTCTCAACAGGTGACGCCCATAGCGTTGCAGCCGATATCAAGAGCCACCTTCCCGGCCGTTCCCCTAATGCTGAGGGTGAGCTGAAGGGAGCTGGTGCTGCCGCCGGTGCCAAGATTGACAGTGTCGTACGTTTATTTGCCCAAAACACTACAATTGTGTTCCAGTAGGCTGCAGTCATGTCCTAACCCAATCGCAGGCTGCCGAAGCCGACCGTCAGGCGGGTGTCATCAAGAGCAATGTCGAGTCTGTTGCCAAGGACGCAAAGGCCGAGGCCATGAGAGTAGTCGACAAGTTCGACCACCGTGTCGAGGCGGAAGCTGCAAAGGCCAAGGGCGGTATCTCGAGCTGGTTCGGTGGCGGCAAATAAGCGAATTCTCAACAATCAAGAACCAAGATGAAGCAACTgtattacttatttaatcaAAGTCGGAGCCTGGGGTATCACATTTGGGATTGAGCGGGCGAATGGTCATAGCCCAGCAGCATGAGACTGGCCGTGAGATAGCTCTGGGTCTCTGCATGCAACGTAATTCGATAGTATAAGAGCAATGAATCACGGTCAACAAGGAGGCATACATGCTTTGGTGACATGCGGGTGTTTAAAGACTATCCACCGCTTCGAATGCTGTCTAAGCTCATTGATTCCATGTAACCAAATCCAGAACTCCAATCCGTTTATCGATATAATCCCTGGTGATCCCCAGGTGCCAGTCTATAATATCAGACGACCCTATTGCTCCAATTCTTCAGCCACCAACTTCAGGATTTCCTCACAACTCTTTCTCGCATTTGTGGGCTTCTTCGCAATCGTCTGCCACACTTCGCCGTGTCGAGGTTCATTCAGCACGCACTTCGTCACCACATCTGCCCGCTTCTCTTCCGTACCATGTTGACACAAGAACCGGTAGTACCAAGCCCAAGAATCGCCATAGTCGCTATCCAGCACAAGAGCCTTCTCGAACCAGTTTTGCGCCTTCTCCAGCTTACGATCGCCCCAAAAGATGCGCGCCACAGCCACAAACAGGATGGGGTCGCTGTCCACCTTCTTGATAGCTTCGAGACTGCGGGCCTTGCGCTGCGTTCTAGGCTCCAGATGCCATATCTGTTCTGCCCAAAGGAGACCACTCTTGGGGACTTCTTGTTGTGCCTTTGCCATCATTGACTTGGCCTGGGCTGTGTTACCTGCTCGACGTTCTAATCGTACTGACTCGCACCACAACTGAGCATTCTTTGGCACAGCAAGTCGGGCACGGTCAAGCACCGATCGAGCCTTCACGGTAAGGCCGGCCTGCTCCTCAAGTCTGGCATACAGAAGCCACAAGGGAACAGACTTGGGTACTGCCTTGACTCCTGTGGCATAAGCCTCTCTCGCTTGGCCAGTTTTGCCGAGGTCCTCATAGATCTGTCCCTTGAGCATCCATAGCTTGGCTGCTGCAGGGAATAACTGAAGAGCCTGAAGGACAAGATCTAGAGCAGCCTCGATATTGCCCAACACTCGTTCAAATACAACACTCTTCATCCATACACGATCTGTGGGAGCCTTCTCGCGGGCaatctccagaagcttccGGGCTTGTTCACCATTGCCATTCTCTGACTCTAGCTTAACAGCGGAAAGCCAAATATCCTCGTTGTTGGGGTTTTGGTTGAAGGCACGTTTGAGAACGAGACGAGCATTGTCTACCTCGCCAGCCTGCCACTTCTCCTTGGCTAGCATCATCCATAGGTCCTCGCTCTTGGGGCACGCTTCCACAGCCTTCTCCAGCACTTGCCACAGAGACTCTCGGGTTCCATGGTTCCTTTCCaagtctgctgctgccatcCACATCGTTCTACTGTTGACGAATATCCGTAGAGCGTAGGCATATATGGCCCTGGCAGTCTCATATTTGCCTCGGTTAATACTTGCCCTCGCATCTTCCATCCATGTGTCTTTGcgatcatcatcctcgtccaaaCTCCAACCTAGAGTCTCCCGAATGATGTTTTGACAGGTAATAATGGCACCCTCCTCTTCGCATCTTTCTGCCTCTGCAATCCACTCCTCGCGCTTGGGCATCGCAGACTCCTTCGCCAGAACCTGGACACCACGCTTGATAACATTGACCTTGGTGCCCTGTCCGAGCTGTTCCTGTAACCGTGCAGCCGCGATCCAAATTTCGTGTGACGTAGGACAGGCCTTTCGAGCCTTGTTGAGGACCTTCTGGGCGTTCTCTGGCGTCTCCAATCGTGCCAAGGCCAGCCAGAGATCCACAGAGAGAGGAATTAATTCGGTGGCCTTGGCTAGGAGCAGCTTGGCATCATCGGAGTTTTCCTCCAAGTTCACTGCCTCCTTCCATAGAGCCTCCGATTCTGGGATGTGATCGAGTGCTTGTCGGATAACTCgcttcttgttgcttggAATTGTCTCTAGCCTCATCGCCTCGACCCATAGTCTGACTGATGTGTTGTTGGCCTCAATAGCTCTTCGCGCAATAATCTTTGCATTTGGAGAATCGCTGTTAAGTCGAATGTTCTCAAGCCAAGCATCTTCGCTTTTAGGACACTGTGTACAGCCTTTGTCGATCGTCTTTCGTGCCGTTACACTCTTGCCTGCCAACTCCTCGAGTCGCGCCGCCGCGATCCAACCCAGAGCGTTTGTAGGGTTCGTCTTGACAACAGACTGCAAAAGCTCGCGAACACGGTTGATATCTCCGACATGAGCTTGCGCTTCACTCATCTGCATCTTGTTGAGGCTAGTAAGATAGCCTTGAGGGTCGATACTAGTTGATGTGCCTGGCGCAGCAGAATCGCTCCCAGCTTGCTCCAA contains these protein-coding regions:
- a CDS encoding probable pre-mRNA splicing factor prp1; this translates as MSGRRDFLNQAAPENYVAGLGRGATGFTTRSDLGPARDGPSEDQIKEALAKRAAQLGLAPDKKGKDKEKDEDEGGDEERYQDPDNEVGLFAGGVYDKDDEEADKIWEWVDERMDRRKKQREAREQAEKDEYERNNPKIQQQFSDLKRALATVTDDEWANLPEVGDLTGKNRRSKQALRQRFYAVPDSVIAAARDSSEMGTTVMDEGTSSNAGGSDAADGTMTNFAKIGAARDKVLKSRLEQAGSDSAAPGTSTSIDPQGYLTSLNKMQMSEAQAHVGDINRVRELLQSVVKTNPTNALGWIAAARLEELAGKSVTARKTIDKGCTQCPKSEDAWLENIRLNSDSPNAKIIARRAIEANNTSVRLWVEAMRLETIPSNKKRVIRQALDHIPESEALWKEAVNLEENSDDAKLLLAKATELIPLSVDLWLALARLETPENAQKVLNKARKACPTSHEIWIAAARLQEQLGQGTKVNVIKRGVQVLAKESAMPKREEWIAEAERCEEEGAIITCQNIIRETLGWSLDEDDDRKDTWMEDARASINRGKYETARAIYAYALRIFVNSRTMWMAAADLERNHGTRESLWQVLEKAVEACPKSEDLWMMLAKEKWQAGEVDNARLVLKRAFNQNPNNEDIWLSAVKLESENGNGEQARKLLEIAREKAPTDRVWMKSVVFERVLGNIEAALDLVLQALQLFPAAAKLWMLKGQIYEDLGKTGQAREAYATGVKAVPKSVPLWLLYARLEEQAGLTVKARSVLDRARLAVPKNAQLWCESVRLERRAGNTAQAKSMMAKAQQEVPKSGLLWAEQIWHLEPRTQRKARSLEAIKKVDSDPILFVAVARIFWGDRKLEKAQNWFEKALVLDSDYGDSWAWYYRFLCQHGTEEKRADVVTKCVLNEPRHGEVWQTIAKKPTNARKSCEEILKLVAEELEQ